The proteins below come from a single Dehalococcoidia bacterium genomic window:
- a CDS encoding DUF402 domain-containing protein, translating to MLTRLVDVRFVRYDGVVKRQVVASLLGECGGEIRLAVPFGSRFHTLRGPWTPPTAAIYHFWREGWHNVCTIVSAKTRRPAFLYCDIHAPPDFDEERLTVIDLDLDVIVYPDRSFRIQDEEEFAANSIALGYPEAFVRGARAALASLTESLRAGRGLFTTDRFFSLAPDEAAALGLDLPPPVAEERAREKFGPTRASD from the coding sequence ATGCTGACCCGGCTGGTTGACGTTCGCTTCGTCCGCTACGACGGAGTGGTCAAGCGGCAGGTCGTGGCCTCCCTGCTCGGCGAGTGCGGCGGCGAGATCCGCCTCGCGGTCCCGTTTGGCAGTCGCTTTCACACCCTGCGCGGACCGTGGACCCCGCCGACGGCTGCCATCTACCACTTCTGGCGGGAAGGCTGGCACAACGTCTGCACGATCGTCTCGGCGAAGACGCGGCGTCCTGCTTTCCTCTACTGCGATATCCACGCCCCACCCGACTTCGACGAGGAGCGGCTCACTGTCATTGACCTCGATCTCGATGTGATTGTCTACCCGGACCGCTCCTTCCGGATCCAGGACGAAGAGGAATTTGCGGCAAACAGCATCGCGCTCGGCTATCCAGAAGCGTTCGTGAGAGGAGCGCGCGCTGCGCTCGCCTCGCTGACTGAGAGCCTCCGAGCGGGGCGCGGCCTGTTTACGACAGACCGCTTTTTCTCTCTCGCTCCCGACGAAGCAGCCGCCCTCGGGCTCGACCTGCCGCCTCCTGTTGCTGAGGAGAGAGCGCGAGAGAAGTTCGGTCCGACGCGAGCGTCGGACTGA
- a CDS encoding efflux RND transporter periplasmic adaptor subunit: MASSQTPVRRRRIFGLGVGQVLVLLIALVVAAAGGYFGYQRLFVPETAAAARVQTQPVRRGNLAATVNSTGTVQAVNTARLAFRGGGTLAEVLVKVGDPVTAGQPLARLDTKELEISLRQAQANLSSAQARLAQTLAGATESEIQSAVAAVASAQAQLVRARNDYEKLVAGPTPAEIQQAAAALEKARNALQSAQSDYDRIAWRGDAGATPQAVALANATADYQTALANYNAKIAPPNPNDLEAARQAVASAERNVESANARLAQLRAGPLPSDVAAARAAVETAAAQVASAQLNLERATLTAPFNGVVQAVTASPGEVVSGAFITLVDPNTLRLDVNVDENDVARVELNQVATVTLDALPGRTFRGRVVAIAPTATVAQGVASYLVSVAIDQPQGIKPGMTASVQIVVEERANVLLAPARAVRTQGRQRFVEVLTPSGQIETRAVTIGLSNDQQVEITNGVREGELLVLATTTTRPGVTTGPGGVPGFPGVPIPR, from the coding sequence ATGGCGAGCAGTCAGACGCCAGTGCGCCGACGGCGGATCTTTGGCCTTGGCGTGGGCCAGGTCCTCGTGCTCCTCATCGCGTTGGTGGTGGCCGCCGCGGGCGGCTATTTCGGCTACCAACGCCTCTTCGTGCCCGAAACTGCCGCCGCTGCCCGCGTGCAGACTCAGCCGGTCCGGCGAGGCAATCTAGCGGCGACGGTCAACTCGACCGGCACCGTCCAAGCGGTCAACACGGCGCGGCTTGCCTTCCGCGGCGGCGGCACCCTCGCTGAAGTTCTCGTGAAGGTGGGAGACCCAGTAACAGCCGGGCAGCCGCTCGCTCGTCTTGACACCAAGGAGCTTGAGATCTCGCTCCGGCAGGCACAGGCGAACCTCTCCTCGGCGCAGGCTCGGTTGGCGCAAACGCTCGCGGGCGCGACGGAGAGCGAGATCCAGTCGGCGGTCGCTGCTGTTGCCAGCGCTCAGGCGCAGCTCGTTCGCGCAAGGAACGACTATGAAAAACTGGTCGCCGGCCCCACCCCAGCCGAGATCCAGCAGGCGGCCGCAGCGCTCGAAAAGGCGCGCAACGCCCTCCAGTCGGCGCAAAGTGATTACGACCGGATCGCGTGGCGCGGCGATGCGGGGGCGACCCCGCAGGCCGTGGCGCTCGCCAACGCGACCGCAGACTATCAGACAGCGCTCGCAAACTACAACGCGAAGATTGCGCCGCCGAACCCGAATGATCTCGAGGCAGCACGCCAAGCCGTCGCAAGCGCGGAGCGGAATGTCGAGTCCGCGAACGCGCGCCTTGCGCAGCTCCGCGCCGGGCCGCTCCCCAGCGATGTGGCCGCTGCCCGCGCAGCGGTTGAGACCGCGGCCGCGCAAGTGGCAAGCGCGCAATTGAACCTTGAGCGAGCGACGCTGACTGCTCCCTTCAACGGCGTGGTTCAGGCAGTCACTGCTTCGCCGGGCGAGGTGGTTTCGGGCGCGTTCATCACCTTGGTCGACCCGAACACCCTCCGCCTCGATGTCAATGTCGATGAAAACGATGTTGCGCGCGTCGAACTGAACCAAGTGGCGACGGTCACGCTCGACGCGCTCCCTGGCCGCACCTTCCGTGGGCGGGTCGTCGCGATTGCGCCGACCGCGACGGTGGCCCAGGGGGTTGCCTCCTACCTCGTTTCAGTGGCGATCGACCAGCCGCAGGGCATCAAGCCCGGAATGACGGCGAGTGTGCAGATCGTCGTCGAGGAGCGAGCGAACGTTCTCCTTGCTCCGGCGCGTGCGGTTAGAACGCAGGGGCGTCAGCGCTTTGTCGAGGTGTTGACGCCAAGCGGGCAGATCGAAACGCGGGCGGTGACGATCGGGCTGAGCAACGACCAGCAGGTCGAGATCACCAACGGCGTGCGGGAAGGGGAGCTGCTCGTTCTCGCGACCACCACCACCCGTCCCGGCGTTACAACGGGGCCGGGCGGCGTGCCCGGCTTTCCTGGCGTTCCGATTCCCCGCTAA
- the tgt gene encoding tRNA guanosine(34) transglycosylase Tgt, protein MTFSFTVLATDGAARRGRLVTARATVETPAFMPVGTLATVKTLRPEQVAALGYRLILANTYHLHLQPGEAIVARLGGVQQMMGWPGAILTDSGGYQVFSLSALREVDDDGVTFSTPRGPRRLTPELAMAIQQTLGSDIAMVLDDVPPMDASPEAQRSAMERTHRWALRSLAIPQRPDQARFAIVQGGANPEWRRESAAFLAAYPFDGFGIGGLSLGEAKPLTWTLTAAACSALPPDRPRYLMGVGAPDDLIRGVALGVDLFDSVLPTRLARHGAVFTRFGQLSLKGSRLAADPRPIDEGCDCLACQRYSRGWLRHLLMIGEPLGMRLATVHNLRFLSTLMHDLRRAIEEGRLAAFAASYPYGSVRRGDLPAA, encoded by the coding sequence GTGACGTTCTCGTTTACCGTCCTTGCGACTGACGGCGCTGCCCGGCGGGGGCGGCTGGTCACGGCTCGGGCGACGGTAGAGACGCCGGCGTTCATGCCGGTGGGCACGCTCGCAACGGTGAAAACCCTCCGTCCCGAGCAGGTAGCTGCACTTGGCTACCGCCTCATCTTGGCGAACACCTATCACCTCCATCTGCAGCCGGGAGAAGCGATCGTGGCGCGGCTCGGGGGAGTGCAGCAGATGATGGGGTGGCCCGGGGCGATCCTCACGGATTCCGGCGGCTATCAGGTGTTCAGCCTCTCCGCCCTGCGGGAGGTTGATGATGACGGCGTCACGTTCAGCACCCCCCGTGGTCCGCGCCGCCTGACGCCCGAACTGGCAATGGCGATCCAGCAGACGCTCGGCTCCGACATCGCGATGGTGCTCGATGACGTGCCGCCGATGGACGCGTCGCCTGAGGCGCAGCGCAGCGCCATGGAGCGCACCCACCGCTGGGCGCTGCGCTCGCTGGCGATCCCGCAACGGCCCGATCAGGCGCGGTTCGCGATCGTGCAAGGCGGCGCAAACCCGGAGTGGCGGCGCGAATCGGCGGCATTCTTGGCGGCCTATCCCTTCGACGGCTTCGGCATCGGCGGGCTCTCGCTCGGAGAAGCCAAGCCGCTCACCTGGACCCTGACTGCAGCTGCCTGCTCGGCGCTGCCGCCGGACCGTCCGCGCTACCTGATGGGCGTCGGCGCGCCGGACGATCTGATCCGCGGGGTCGCGCTTGGGGTCGACCTCTTCGACAGTGTCCTGCCGACGCGGCTCGCGCGTCACGGCGCCGTCTTTACCCGCTTCGGTCAGCTGTCGCTCAAAGGAAGCCGGCTCGCTGCCGACCCGCGGCCGATCGACGAAGGATGCGATTGTCTCGCCTGCCAACGCTATTCGCGAGGCTGGCTGCGGCATCTGCTCATGATCGGGGAGCCGCTCGGGATGCGGTTGGCGACTGTGCATAATCTGCGGTTTCTCTCGACCCTCATGCATGACCTGCGCCGCGCGATTGAGGAAGGACGTCTCGCGGCGTTCGCCGCCAGCTATCCCTATGGATCGGTTCGAAGAGGCGATCTTCCCGCGGCGTGA